The following nucleotide sequence is from Holophagales bacterium.
CGGAGGCGGTAGGTCTTCGTCTCGAGGAGGAAGGGCATCCGCGTCTCGCGGATCCGCGCCACCGCTTCTGCGGCTGCTGCGAAGACGGCCTCGGCGTCGTTCCCGTCGACGGTCCGTCCCTCGATCCCGTAGGCCGCGGCACGCGAGGCGATGTTCTCCGTCAGCATCGTCTCGCGGCGGTGGACGAACGCCTGCCACTCGTTGTTCTCGCAAACGAAGAGGACCGGGAGCTTCCAGACGGCGGCGAGGTTCAGGGCTTCGTGGAAGATCCCCTCGCAGGCGGCGCCGTCGCCGAAGAAGCAGGCGACGACGGCGTCGCTTCCCTTCATCGAGAGCGAGAGCGCGACCCCGGGCGCGAGCGACAGCTCGCCACCGACGATCGTCGACGTGAGGATCACGCCCAGCTCCTTCGCCGAGACGTGGAGCGTGCCGCTCTTGCCGCCGCAGTAGCCGGTGGCGCGCCCCATGATCTCGGCCATGAGACGTCCGGGGTCGGCGCCCCGGGCGAGGAGGTGCCCGGCGCTCCTGTGGTTCGTCAGGATGAGGTCGTCCGGCCGGAGGGCGGCGACGACGCCGACGGCCGAAGCCTCCTGTCCCACGCAGGTGCAGGTGCCGGGGGAACGCCCCTCGGCAAATGAGGCGGCGCTCTTCTCCTCGAAGGAGCGGATGAGCGTCATCTTCTCGAGAAACATGGCAGGGCCGGGGACGGCGGAGCTCGTCGACATCGTTCACCTCTCGTGCGGCGCAGGGCGCCTGTTGGCCGGGGGCGCGACGCGCGCCCCCGATGCCCATCAAGATGCTGTCGACGCCGGCAGCCTGCCACCTAAGAATCCCCTAAGCCACCCTAAGAAGTTCCTATTTTCTGTGCTCTTCTTTCGCTCGACCCGTCGTCTCCCGCTGGCATACTCGGCGTGTGAGGAGAATCGGGGGCGTCCTCGTCCTCGTATTGGCGACGGTGGGCGCCGGATCCTGCCGCGGGCCTTCAGGCCCCGTGCGCGTGGCCATCCACAGCCTGCCACAGAGTTACGACCCGCACCTTCAGAACGAGGTGCTGACGTCCGCGGTCCTGGCCAACCTCTACGACGGCCTGACGGAGTTCGACGCAGGCTCCCGCATCCGGCCGGCCCTCGCGTCGGAGTGGCGGAATCCCGACGACCGGACGTGGGTCTTCCAGCTGCGGCAGGGCGTGCGGTTTCACGATGGACGGCTCCTGGCGGCGGACGACGTCGTCTTCAGCCTGAACCGGGCCCGGAACCACCCCGGGTCGGGACTGGCGAGCTACCTCGTCGAGGTGGAATCGATCCGGGCGATCGATCCGGCGACGGTCGAGATCAGGACGAAGCGCCCCTTCGCGGCGCTTCTCGCCAAGGTCACACCCGTCGGCATCGTCCCGCGTGATGCGCCGGAGACGATCACGCAGCCCGTCGGAACAGGATCCTACCGGCTGGGGCGCACGAGGCCTGACGGTCTCGACCTCCTGCCGGTCGAAGGCGGATGGCGAGGGGAGAGGGCGCTTGTTCCCCTGACGTTCGTCGTCGACGGGAGCCCGCGGCGAAGGGTCGAGAGACTTCTCGCCACGGAGGTCGACGTCGCGGCGAACCTCTCGGAGGACGCCGTGGCCGCGTTGCGCGGTTCGGCCTGCTGTCGCGAGGAGGTCATTCCGGGGTCGACGGTGGAATACCTTCGACTCTCGCCCCTCGAACCGCCCTTCCGGGACCTTCGGGTGAGGCAGGCGATCGACTTCGCGATCGATCGGCCCGCGTACATCGAGAGAGCCCACCACGGAATGGGCCAGGCCGTCGGGCAGCTCGTCGTCCCGGGGGTCTTCGGCTTCGCGCCCGACCTGAAGGCGACGCGCCGCGACATTCCCCGAGCGAGGCAGCTCCTGGCCGAGGCGGGCTACCCCGACGGCTTCGACGTCGTCCTGGAGTTCCGGAAGGGGCGCCGGGGCGGCATTCTCGTGGCGCAGCTCGCCGAGGCGGGGGTGCGGGCCACGCCCCGCGAAACGCTCTGGACCGAGCTTCACCCCCGCGTGCGGCGGGGCGAAGTGGGGTTCTACCTCGGGGGCGTCGTCGCGCAGACGGCCGAGGCGAGCGACGTCCTCGACGGGTTCGTCCACACGAGGGACGAAGAGAGGGGCTACGGCGTCACGAACCACTCCCGCTACTCGAACCCGAGGGCAGACGAGCTGATCGAGGCCGCCGCCTCGTCGCTCGAGATGATCCGGCGGCGGGAACTTCTCCAGGAGGCGATGCGGGTCGTCATGGGCGACCTGCACATCGTCCCGATCGCGGGCCTCTACGAGGTCTACGGAGTCCGGAAGGAGATCCGGTTCACCCCCCGTCTCGACGGCAAGATCCTGGGCCGGGAGATCTCCCGGAAGTAGCTGAGCCTCGGGCTGCAGCTCGCGGAGCCGCTGAGGGCCCGGAGCGCTCTCCTATACTCCGTTCACCTTGCGTGCCGCCGCGATCCTCCTCCTCGGCCTCTTTCTCCCCGCCGTCCCGAGCACCCCGGCCCCTGCGGTCGAGGTCCCACCCGTCTCGCCCGCCGAGCTCGGCGCGCACATACGGTTCCTGGCCGACGACCTCCTGGAGGGGCGCGCCCCGGGGACCCGCGGCGACCGGCTGACGCAGGCCTACATCGAGGCGGCGTTTCGCGTGAGCGGGCTCCAGCCCGCGTTCGGCGCGCTCTACCGGCAGGACGTCCCGATCCGCCTCGTGACTCCCGATCCGAAGACCTCGCTCGCGTTCGCGGGCGCGGCGGCGAGCGCACCCGCCGGGCGTTTCGGCGACGATTTCGTGATCGCTTTCCCGAAGCCGGAGGCGGGCGGGAACGTAGACGCCGAGGTCGTCTTCGGGGGATTCGGAATCGAGGCGAAGGAGTGGGGCTGGGACGACTTCAAGGGCGCCGACGTGAAGGGAAAGATCCTGCTCCTCCTCTCGGGAGAGCCGGGAGGCGACGACCCGGCGGTCTTCGCGGGCAGGGTCCTGACACATCACGGCCGCTGGCGGACCAAGCTCGAGGTGGCGGCGCGCCGCGGCGCGGCCGGGGTTCTCTTCGTCCACACGCGCGAGGGTGCCGGCTACGGCTGGGAGGTCGTCCGCAACGGCTGGACCCGGCCGGTGGCGTTCGATCCGGGGAACCCGGGCCTGCTGTCGCTCGAGGGCTGGCTCACCGAGCCGTCCGCCGCGGGCGCCGTGCGGTCGGCGGGTGTCACCCTGGGAGAGCTGCGGGCCGCCGCGAACCGGCGCGAGTTCCGACCCCAGCCGCTCGCCCTGAGAGTCCAGGCCAGCAGCCTTCCGAAGTACGAGACGATCGTCTCGGGCAACGTCGCCGGAATCGTCCGGGGCAGCGGCTCCGCCTCGTCGGCGCCGGTCGTCGTCGTCAGCGCCCATCACGACCACCTCGGCATCGGGACGACGGAGAACGGCGACTCCATCTACAACGGTGCGATGGACAACGGCTCCGCGCTGGCCGTACTCCTGGCGCTGGCCCGAAGGATCGGCGCGCGGGCGGGGGAGCTGCCAGTGGACGTCCTGTTTCTCGCCCCGGCGGCCGAGGAGGCGGGCCTCCTCGGATCGGAGCGTTTCGTGGCGCAGCCGCCCGTGCCCCTCGCGCGGATGGCGGCGTGCCTCAACCTGGAGATGTCGGCGGTGTGGGGCCCGGCCCGCGACGTCGTGGCCATCGGCGCTTCCGAGAGCGCGCTCAGCTCCGTCGTCGAGTCGGTCGCGAGGAGGGAAGGCCTGGTGGTCGCTCCCGAGCCTGCACCCGAACAGGGGTTCTTCTACCGTTCCGACCAGTTCTCGTTTGCGCGGGCGGGCGTCCCGGGGATCTGGATCGACCTCGGTGACGACCTC
It contains:
- a CDS encoding thiamine pyrophosphate-dependent dehydrogenase E1 component subunit alpha; its protein translation is MSTSSAVPGPAMFLEKMTLIRSFEEKSAASFAEGRSPGTCTCVGQEASAVGVVAALRPDDLILTNHRSAGHLLARGADPGRLMAEIMGRATGYCGGKSGTLHVSAKELGVILTSTIVGGELSLAPGVALSLSMKGSDAVVACFFGDGAACEGIFHEALNLAAVWKLPVLFVCENNEWQAFVHRRETMLTENIASRAAAYGIEGRTVDGNDAEAVFAAAAEAVARIRETRMPFLLETKTYRLRGHFEPDDQGYVDEHELASWRARDPIATLRARLLESGALTADEAAAIDRRVADRLDTAFAFAAESPWPSLDQLTTDVYA
- a CDS encoding M28 family peptidase, with product MRAAAILLLGLFLPAVPSTPAPAVEVPPVSPAELGAHIRFLADDLLEGRAPGTRGDRLTQAYIEAAFRVSGLQPAFGALYRQDVPIRLVTPDPKTSLAFAGAAASAPAGRFGDDFVIAFPKPEAGGNVDAEVVFGGFGIEAKEWGWDDFKGADVKGKILLLLSGEPGGDDPAVFAGRVLTHHGRWRTKLEVAARRGAAGVLFVHTREGAGYGWEVVRNGWTRPVAFDPGNPGLLSLEGWLTEPSAAGAVRSAGVTLGELRAAANRREFRPQPLALRVQASSLPKYETIVSGNVAGIVRGSGSASSAPVVVVSAHHDHLGIGTTENGDSIYNGAMDNGSALAVLLALARRIGARAGELPVDVLFLAPAAEEAGLLGSERFVAQPPVPLARMAACLNLEMSAVWGPARDVVAIGASESALSSVVESVARREGLVVAPEPAPEQGFFYRSDQFSFARAGVPGIWIDLGDDLVGTPAGTGLAHREEYRTKRYHRPKDEFDPAWELTGTAQLARLVELAIEEIGARGGKVPWKAGSPYRR